One Exiguobacterium sp. BMC-KP genomic window, TAAAATCATCTCACCCTCGTTGACGGCACGTTGAATCCGCTCAACGACTTTTGGCATGTCTTTAAAAGCAAATGGGTCATGGAATGCCATTTGATCGATCTCTAAAAAATCACGGGCTGCTTCACGTGTCGTGAACCCCCGTTGGACAAGTAGTTGTGCGACGTACGGAGAGATTGTGCCATCCGCCGTCAATTGTTCGATTTGTTCTGAATCAATGACTTTATCAAGCCATGTTTTTTTAGCATGGTACATCTCAAACCCTCCAATCAACTTCCCCATTATAATAGAAAATCCGCATCAGCGATAGCTGATGCGGATACTCTTTTAGGAAGCGCGTTTCGTCCGACCGAGTGTCCGACCTTTCATGACGAGCCAGAGTTGTGCGGCAATGAAGATCGAAGAATACATTCCCATGATCAAGCCGACAAGCAAGGCAAGACTGAATCCACGGATCGCTTCGCTACCGAAGATATAAAGCGCTGCTGCCGTCATAATGACCGTGATGACTGTATTGATCGAGCGGATGATCGTCTGTTGAATTGACTCATTGACAATATGTGCCAATTCATCAAACGAGACTTTCCGTCCACCTTTTTCAGCCAATCCGAGATTTTCTCGTACCCTGTCAAACGTAACGATCGTATCGTTGACGGAGTAGCCGATAATCGTCAAGACGGCGGCGATGAAGTAAAGATTAACCTCAATCTGGAACAACGAGAAGAAAGCGATGATCATTAACGCATCATGCAATAGGGCAAGCACTGTCGCAATCCCGTATAACGGTTGGAATCGGAACGAGACATAGATGACAATCCCGAGTGACGCGAGTAAGACGGCATAAATCGCGTTACGCGCGATTTCTTGACCGACTTGCGCCGAAACTGTCGAAATGCTCGGTTCTTTTTTGTATTTGGCTTCAATCGTTTGTTTCATTTCAGAAATTTGGTCTTGGCTGAATTCCCCAACGAACGTGACGTTCGCTAGTTTTCCACCTTGCGCAAATTGTATGCCGTCAATTTCCGCAGCATCGATTCCAGCATCTTCAATGACAGAGCGGACGTCCGCTTCTTTGATTTGATTCGTCGATGAAATCTCGACGCGTGTTCCTTGCGTAAAGTCGATCCCGAGATTGAGACCACGGAACGACAACAAGAGTATCGAAATGATGACAAGCGCAATCGTGATTGCGAAATAGATTTTTCGATGTTTGACGTAATCGAATTTCGTAGGATTAAAGCTCACGGATTTCACTCTCCTTTACACCGAACCATGATTTCTTCTTATCGAACCATCGGCTACTGACAAGGAGTTGCATCAGGTAACGTGAGACAAAGACGTTCGTGACGAACGTGACGGCAATCGAGACCATCAACATGATGGCAAATCCTTTGACCGTACTTGTACCGAAGTAGTACAACACGCCAGCAGAGATTAACGTCGTCAAGTTGGCATCAAGAATCGTACCGAACGAACGGCGGTTACCGGCTTTAAATGCTGACAAGACGGACTTTCCACTTCGTAATTCATCTTTGATCCGTTCTGCGGTGATGATATTTGCATCAACCGCCATACCGACACCAAGAACGAGAGCCGCGATTCCTGGTAAGGTGAGGACGGCATTGATCCCGTTAAAGAAGATCATGACGAGATAGATGTAGAACAGCAAGGTAATGATTGACACGAATCCAGAGATTCGGTAGAAAAGCAGCATGAATAAGAAGACAGCTGCAACACCAATGGCTGACGCGAAGAGCGTCTGATCAAGTGCGTCCTGTCCAAAAGCAGCCGAGACCGACGTCGAGTAGATTTCCTCGAGTTTGACCGGCAGTGCCCCAGCGTTCAGGATCGAAGATAACTGTTTCCCGTACGCGGCATCGATATCACCACCAGAAATGATCGCTTTATCAGAGTTGATCGGCTCTCGTACAGATGCATCTGAGACAATCTTCGAGTTCGCTTTTTGAATCTCTTTTTCGTACGTGTCACCTTTCTCATAATCAAGCCAGATGACGAGACGATTTGCAGGCGCTTGCATTTGCGAAATCTTTTGTGTCACATCATAGAATTTTTGTTTTGATTTAAGCGAAAGTTCTACAAGCGGCTGGTTCGTTTGTGGATCATAACCAACTTTTGCTCCTTTAGCTTTTAAGTCTGAACCGTCAAGCAACAATTTATCGTTGATATCACGGAATGACAATTGCGCCGTCGACGATAGAATTTGACGTGCTTCGGTTTGATCCTTGACGCCAGCAAGCTGGACACGAATCCGGTTGTTACCTTCGATCCGAATATCCGGCTCGGAGACACCGAGAACGTTGACACGGTTCTCGATTGCCGTCAACGTTGCACTCATCGCATTCTGATCGATGACGTCTCCTTCTTTCAGTGGTTGTACTTCATACAAGACTTCAAAGCCACCCTTGAGGTCAAGGCCAAGCTTCGTATCCTTCAACAACCATGACGATGTCGTACCGATCAGTACGAGCAACGCGATGACGACGATGAAGAATGTGGCAAGTTTCCCTTTCTTGATCATGCTACATTGTCCTTTCTCTAGTTCCCAGTATATTTTCAGACAACTTTGTTCTCCTACCCTAGCTTACAAAAGAAATGGTAATCTTAGCAAACGTTTTTCTCATATATAAACAGAAAAGACGCTCCGGAATCCGGAAAGCGCCTTTTCAATGCCTTATTCGACCGTTTCGTCGCCCATGACAGTTGTTGATTTTTTCGTCACTTCTGCGATAGCACTCCGGTTGAATGTCAATTGTGAGTTACCTGACTTCAATGTCACCGTTGTGTCGTCGACTTTTTGGACAACCCCGTGAAGACCACCGATCGTAACGATCGAATCGCCGCGTGAGAGTTCAGTTTGCATCTGACGCACTTGCTTCTGGCGTTTGTTCTGTGGACGGATCAACAAGAAATAGAACACCACGAAGATCAAGATCATCGGGAGAAATGCAAAGATACCACTTCCCATTTGTATCAACTCCTTTATCATTCAAATCACGTTCATTATACCGTGAAAGAATTAATTTGTCAGACGATTTGTCAGAAATTCTTTGCGTTCGGTAAATTGTAACCGTATTCTTCGAAGAATTCTTCCTTAAAATCAAGTAGACGATCCTCACGAATCGCTTGGCGAACGCCTTCCATCAACTTAACGAGGAAGTGAAGATTGTGTGTCGAACAAAGATGAAGTCCGAACGTTTCTTGCGCGCGGATCAAGTGATGAATGTATGAACGCGAGTAGTTCTTACATGCGTAGCAATCACATTTCTCATCGAGTGGACGGAAATCACGTGCATATTTTGCATTTCGAACGACAAGACGTCCTTGCGATGTCATCAATGTACCATTGCGTGCAATCCGTGTCGGAAGAACACAGTCGAACATATCAATTCCACGAATCGCGCCTTCAATCAACGCATCCGGCGAACCGACGCCCATCAAATAACGTGGTTTATCTTCTGGCATGAGTGGTGTCGTAAATTCGAGTGCCCGGTACATGACATCTTTTGGCTCACCGACCGAGAGACCACCGACCGCATAACCTGGGAAATCAAGTGCTACGAGATCTTTCGCACTTTGACGACGTAAGTCTTCATATTCGCCACCTTGGATGATTCCGAACAGTGCTTGATCTTGCGGACGTTCGTGCGCTGCAAGACAGCGTTCTGCCCAGCGGCTTGTCCGTTCGACAGATGCTTTCATGTACTCATGAGAGGCAGGATACGGTGGGCACTCGTCAAACGCCATCATGATGTCTGAACCGAGTGCATTTTGGATTTCCATCGCTTTTTCCGGTGATAAGAACAATTTGTCCCCGTTCAAGTGGTTCCGGAAATGAACGCCCTCTTCCGAAATATTACGTAAGTCAGCGAGTGAGAAGACTTGGAAGCCACCTGAATCCGTGAGAATTGCGCCATCCCAGTTCATGAATTTATGCAGGCCGCCCGCTTCCTTGATGACGTCATGTCCAGGACGCACCCATAGGTGATACGTGTTCGCGAGGATGATGTTCGCGTTCATGTCCTTGATTTGTTCCGGTGCCATCGTCTTGACCGTCGCTTGTGTTCCAACCGGCATGAAGACCGGTGTTTCGAAACTACCGTGCGGCGTGTGGACGATTCCTAACCGCGCTCCGGATTGTTTACATGTTTTGATATGTTCGTATGTTACCGCGTGTTTTGTCATTAGTTTCGTTCCTCTCTCGTTAAGAACATCGCATCACCAAAACTAAAGAAACGATAGCCGTTCGCGACTGCTTCTTCGTAGGCGTGCAGAATGTGTTCCCGTGTCGATAATGCAGACACGAGCATGATCAATGTGGATTTCGGTAGATGGAAGTTCGTGATCAATCCATCGATTCCTTTGACTTCTTGCCCTGGGAAGATGAAGATATCCGTCCAGCCCGTTGCTTCGACGAAGTCGCCGTGGTCACGGATGACCGTTTCAAGCGTTCGTGTCGATGTCGTTCCGACCGCGATGATCCGTCCACCTTGTTTGCGTGTTTCACGTAGCAGCGCGGCTGAGCTTTCCGGCAGTTCATAGTACTCACTGTGCATCTTATGACTATCGACGTCATCGACCGATACGGGACGGAATGTGCCGAGCCCGACGTGTAGCGTCAACGGTGCGATTTGAACGCCTTTCGCTTTTAACGCTCCAAGCAACTCGGGTGTAAAGTGAAGACCAGCCGTTGGTGCTGCGGCACTGCCGCGCTCTCGTGCGTAGACCGTCTGGTAACGATCCTGATCTTCGAGTTGTTCATGAATATATGGCGGCAAGGGCATTGTTCCGAGTTGGTCGAGGACTTCATAGAAAATTCCGTCATAGAAAAACTTCAGAATTCGTCCCCCGTCTTCCAGTGCTTCGACACATTCAGCACGGAGTAATCCGTCACCAAATGATAGAATCGTTCCCGGTTTGACACGTTTTGCGGGTTTCGCAAGTGTTTCCCAGACATCGTCACTCGTCTGCTTCAACAGCAACAACTCAATCTTCCCACCAGTCTCTTCCTTTACACCAAAGAGACGTGCCGGTAAGACCTTTGTATCGTTGATGACGAGTGTATCGCCCTCACGGAAATGGTCGACGATATCATGGAAGTGCTGATGCTGAATCGCACCAGTCTCCCGGTCGAGTACCATCAATTTCGAACTCGTCCGGTCGAGCAATGGCACTTGGGCAATTTGTTCTTCTGGTAAATGAAAATCAAATAAGTTTACATCCATTGGTTCAATTTCCTTCTTTCAGTCCTAAATGTTGGCGAGCGAACGGTGTTAAGACACGTCCGCGCGGGGTACGTTGTAAAAAGCCTTGTTGCAATAGATATGGTTCATAGACATCCTCGATCGTCTGGGCATCTTCCCCAATCGTCGCTGCGATCGTCTCAAGTCCAACTGGACCACCGGCAAACCGCTCTGCTAGTGAGCGCAGTAAACGGTGGTCGACATCGTCGAGCCCTAGCGCATCGACATGCAAGCGATCAAGCGCACTCGTTGCGAGCACGGCATCGATGTCCGTTTGATGCGCGACTTGCGCAAAATCACGAACACGTCGTAACAATCGATTCGCGACACGTGGTGTTCCCCGTGAACGCAGGGCGATGGCTTCTGCTGCGAGACGATCCGCTTCAAATCCGAACAGACGCGATGTCCGCGTCACGATGGCAGACAACTCTGACATCGTATAATATTCCAGCTTCAGCGTCACGCCAAAACGATCACGTAGCGGTGCCGATAACATTCCGGCACGCGTCGTCGCTCCGACGAGCGTAAATGGTGGTAAGTCGATCCGCACGCTTCGCGCAAGTTCCCCTTGACCGATGACGATATCGAGACAATAATCTTCCATTGCTGGATAGAGAATCTCTTCGATTGACCGACTCAACCGGTGTATCTCATCGATGAAGAGCACGTCTCCTGGTTCAAGCGATGAGAGGATCGCCGCCAGATCACCCGGTCGCTCGATCGCAGGACCGGCAGTCGTCTTAATGCCGACTCCCATCTCGTTCGCAATGATTGTTGCAAGCGTCGTCTTACCGAGACCCGGAGGGCCATAGAGAAGCACGTGATCGAGTGTTTCCTGACGGATTTTTGCCGCTTCGATGAAGACACTCAAGTTTCCCTTCGCTTTCTCCTGCCCGATGTACTGCTCGAGCGTCTGAGGACGCAGACTCCACTCTTCTTGATCTTCCGCATGGGCGGATTCTGACAAAATGCGCTCTTCCATGTCCTCACCTCACATTCAATAACAACTGGAGTGCCCGTTTGACATATTGATCCGTCGACAGGACTTCTGCCTGCAACGCTTTTTTGACTTTTTCGACTTCTCGATCACTGTAACCGAGTGCCATTAGAGCCTCACACGCTTCGTTCAACTCAGCGTTACCTTGCGCAAACAAACCTTCGCTCGGCACGTAGTCTGGTGCGAGCTCCGCTAACTTGCCTTTTAGGTCAAGTGTCATTTGCTTCGCTGTTTTCTTGCCGACACCTGGGAACTTGACGAGATAACTTTCCTTCTCTTGTTCGATCGCTTCAACGAGCGCATCGACATTACCCGATGCGACGATTGCGAGCGCTCCTTTTGGTCCGATCCCTGTTACACCAAGCAACTTCGTGAACAAGGCACGCTCACGCCGGGAACGGAATCCGAATAAGACTTCTTGGTCCTCACGGACATAGTGATACGTATATACGATGATCTGTTCGTCTCCGGTCCGATAAAAAAACGGGTTCGGTGCTACGATTTTGTAGCCAATCCCGCCGACTTCTACCGTCACGAATTCTGCACAGACATAAGCGACTTCGCCGCGTACGAATTCTATCAATGTGGAACGCTCCCATCTATAAACAAACTCTCGTGTTATTGTAGCATACATCTTCGTTTGGCTTCAAAGCGTTCTTCAGCAAAAATCGATACATACGTTCGCTCTCGAAACCTAAAAATTAAAAAGCGTAATCGCTTACGCGACCACGCTACACATCTGTACTTACGATCTTTCGAGCATCAGCTTGAGTGCCAATACAGCATTCCGTGTCGTTTCTTCGTCGACTGTGATGATATTGACCGGTTCCCCTGCTTCGACCTGTTCGAGCGCCCACGCTAAGTGCGGTAAGTCAATCCGGTTCATTGTCAGACACGGGCACATGAACGGATTGAGCGATACGATATCGAGATCCGGATGAGTCGTTGCGAGTCGATTCACAAGGTTCATCTCTGTTCCGATCGCCCATTTTGTTCCCGGTGCAGCCTGCTCGATTTGCTGAATGATATACGCTGTTGATCCGTTAAAATCAGATGCCGCCACGACTTCATGGGAACATTCAGGGTGAACGAGAATCTTTCGCTCCGGGTCTGTCTTGCGGAACTGTTCGATTTGTCCGACTGTGAATTTTTCATGTACCGAGCAATGCCCTTTCCATAAGATGACGCGGACATCTTGATCATTTCCCCCAAAGACAAGTTCGTCCTTAATCGGATCCCAAATCGCCATCTGCTCTAACGGAATCCCGAGCGCATGTGCCGTATTGCGACCGAGATGTTGATCGGGTAGAAAGAATAAGATATCTCTTTCAGCAAGTGCCCACTCGACCATTTGGACAGCGTTCGAAGACGTCACCGTTGCGCCACCGTGTTTACCAACGAATGCTTTGATCGCAGCTGTTGAATTGACATACGTCAACGGCAAGATTGACTCACCGAACCGCTCTGTCAAAATCGTGAATGCGCGTTCCGTTTGTGTATCGTTCGCCATATCCGCCATCGAACACCCGGCACGCATGTCAGGTAGGACGACCGTGTGTGACGTATCCGTCAGCATGTCCGCTGTCTCCGCCATGAAGTGAACGCCACAGAAGACCGTGTATTCCGCTTCTGTCATCTGCTTCGCGACTTGCGCGAGCTGGAGCGAATCTCCTGTCGCATCCGCGAACTGAACGACTTCATCCTTTTGATAGTGATGGGCAGGTAAAAATAAGCGACTCCCCATCCGTGCTTTGACCCCTTCAATGATCGCAATCAAGTCTGCTTCTGATTGCTGTAAGTACGACGCCGGAATCCCCTCATGACGTAATAAGTCAAATGACATCTTTTTTTCCTCCTTCGATTTTCATACTGATATCAAGCGCTGTTGCTGAATGGGTGAGTGCGCCAAGCGAGATGACATTTGCGCCGCTATCCGCGTAGTCGGGTAACGTCTCAATCGTGATCCCGCCAGAAAGTTCGACCGTGATCTGCGGTGGAATCAGTTGCCGGAGCTGTTTGATTTCTGCCGGTGTCCGGTTGTCGAGCATGATGATATCGACTCCTGCTGCCACTGCTTCAAGCACTTCTGCTTCCGTCTCGACTTCGACTTCGATTGGTGTCGTATGACCCGCGACTCGTTTTGCTCGCATCACTGCTTCTGTAATCGATCCTGCGACTGTGATGTGATTATCTTTAATCATGACCGCATCATCGAGTCTCCCGCGGTGACTGTACCCACCACCGACACGCACGGCATGTTTCTCTAGCATCCGTAATCCAGGCGTCGTCTTTCGTGTATCCGTGATCCGGATCCGTCCTGCTGCCACTTCGACCGCTTGACGTGTTTTTGTCGCGATGCCGGATAGACGCTGGACAAGATTCAAGGCGACCCGTTCCCCGCTTAAGATGTCCTGTAATGAACCCGACCACTCAGCAAGTAACGTTCCGCGCGTCACGACAGTGCCTTCTGCTACATGAATCGTCACATCAACCTGTAAAAGATGTGCCATCTCACGAATGACGTCTTCCCCACAAAAGATGCCGTCTTCTTTTGCTAGAAAACGCCCCTTTCCTCGCTCTTGTCCTGTCAGACATCCTTCACTCGTAATATCCCAGTGTCCGATGTCCTCCACTAAAAATGTTTCCAGTTGCTGCCGTAACTGCCATTTGTTCAACGTTCTCATCCTCTCCTGTCAATCGAACCCGTGCCCCTTCAAGCAACAAACATGCCGTGACGTAACGTAATCGATTTTTTTCCGCGTCCTGTCCTGATTCCTCTAACGTCCACCTTCTTAATTCATCCAAGCAATCCTGTATTTGTTTAACGTTCATTTCAACGCCAATCACTTTTGACACACAAGCTGTTACGGAACGTAAAGTTCCCGAACGTCGTTTGACTCGTCCTACCGCAAGCTCCGGCAACAACTGTAGCTGTTCCGTCACTGCTTTCCCCATGACGACACACTCAAGCAGTGAGTTCGATGCCAAGCGATTTCGACCATGCAGTCCGATTGACGCCGTCTCGCCGACCGCATAAAGTCCTGGAACATTCGTCTGTCCTGTAAGGTCCGTCTCGATTCCCCCCATCAAGAAATGAATACCTGGTGCGATTTCAACGAGATCCGGATTTATGTTCAGTTTTTCACATTTTTCAACAAACGTTGGAAACCGTTTTGCACGATCGACGACTTTTGATGTATCAAGATAAACGGGTTCCTGTTTTCGAACCTCATGGATTCGTTTTGCTACTTCATCTCGCGCCGCTAAATCTTGCATCGGGTGATCCGCCATGATTCGGTCACCGCTTTTCGTCACAAGAATGGCTCCTGCTCCACGTAATGCTTCCGTGATTAAGCCTTCCGATCGTCCATTATGAACAAGTACTGTCGGGTGATGCTGAATATACCCGAGGTCACGGATCGTCGCACCTGCCTCAAAGGCAAGCGCAATACCATCTCCTTGAATCATAGGTTCATTCGTTGATGCAGCAAATAATCCACCAACTCCACCCGTTGCAAGAATCGTGGCTCGCGCCAAAATCTCAATCGGTTCACCGTTCCTGTATCCGACGGCACCTAACACCTGTCCATCAACTTGAATCAATTCCGTAATATACGTTTGCTCGAGAATCGGGAACGGTACGTACGGCATCAATGTTTCCATGATTCGTTTACCAGTCTCGTCCCCACCAGAGTGATAGATCCGAGGCAAGCGGTGTGCCCCTTCTCGACCAAGCAAGTACCCAGCATCATCTTGATCAAACTGGACACCATACCGTAATAGAAATTCTATCGCCTCAGTTCCTGAACGCGTCACGTAATCAACAACGGTTTCCTTAATTCGTCCTTTCGCCGCCTGGCACGTATCTTCAAAATGACCTTGATGATCGACTTCTGCATAAGATGATGCGATTCCACCTTGTGCTCGAACGGAATTCGTCTCAAAACGAGTTCCTTTTGTAACGAGTAACGATTCGGTACCTGGTGGAAGATGCAAGGCGACAGAAATTGCCGCAAGCCCTGTTCCGATGATCAACACATCTGTCTCGAGTCTTTTATGTAAAGACATATGTTTTACACCTCTATATCTAAATGTTTACTATTGACTTGACAATAAGTTTGGCATACTTTTAGCTGAGTGACAAGACGAAAGGACAGGATTTTTCATGATCTATCTCGATTACGCAGCTACCACTCCGCTACACCCACAAGCGCTCGATCATTATCAGCAAGCCGCTCAGTCGTTCTACGGCAACAGTTCTTCCCTTCATGACATCGGTGGTGACGCAGAACGTTTGTTAGAACGAGCACGTCACTATCTGATGCAACAGTTGAACCAACAAGAGGGTACCGTCATCTTTACAGGAAGCGGATCCGAAGCGAATTACATCGCTTTGACTCACTTAATGCGTCAAAGTCGTAAGACAACTGTCTTGACACTTCAATGTGAGCACGATTCGGTTTTGCTCCCACTTGCGCGCTGGGCACAAGAAACACGTCACCTTACTTTATTACCGGACGGAACATTTGATTGGGATCAATTCGTCACGGCGTGTACGGACGACATCGGTATCGTCTCAATTCAACACGTCAATTCGGATACGGGATTCCGGTTTCCAGTCGAACGGATTGCCGCCTATTGTCAATCACGTGGAATTCTATTTCATTGCGATGGGGTTCAAGGATTTTTAAAAGACGATATCAACATTGACGCCTTTGACGCCTACACGATGAGTAGCCATAAGGTATATGGACCAAAAGGATTAGGTGCCCTCTACCTGCGGCGACCGCTCTTTAGTCCCTACTACGAAGGACATCACGAGTTCGGGATTCGCCCAGGCACAGTCGACGTTCCAGGAATTGCCGCATTCATTGCTGCTTGCGAAGCCACGCGACTAGAAAATCCAGGAATTCAAGATTCAAGTCAGGTATTTCGTGGTATGCTAAAAAAAACATTGTCTTCGTCTCGTTACGCAATTATTGAGTCACCGATTCAACTCGCTTCCATCTGTGCCATCCATACAAAACAACGTGATGGTCAATATGTGTTGCTTGCATTGAATCGTGCTGGAATAGCAGTTTCCGCTGGTAGCGCTTGTCGAGCTGGAGAAAACGGTCCAAACGCGACATTGCGTGCGATCGGCTTTGACGAGTCAGCTGCTCATGGGTTGATTCGATTTAGCTTTGGAAGAAAAACGACGAACGAAGAAATCGCACAGTGCATTGATGTGTTGAACACGATTTGATGACACTGGAGAAAGGTAGGAGACATGATGGGGAAACGCATCTCCGGAGAAGAACGTCGGAAAGCATTACTTCGTATGATTGAAGAGAGTGAACAACCTGTCACGGGAACAGCACTCGCTAAACAAGCAGGAGTTAGTCGTCAAGTGATCGTACAGGATTTATCATTGTTAAAAGCAAAAGGATATCCTGTCATTGCGACAGCTCGTGGTTATTTCATCAATGATCCGGAAGTCGATGGATCGAAATTTCGCCGCAAAATCGTTTGTCGTCATGGCATCGATCAGTTAAAGGATGAGTGTGACGCCATCGTCGATGAGGGAGTCGTCATTCGTGATGTCATCATCGAACATCCCGTTTATGGTTTCATTACGGGAGAATTGATGCTGAAAAGTCGTCGCGATGTCCGCGTATTACTTGAGCAACTGAAGGAGACACAAGCTACTCCACTTTCGAGCCTGACGGACGGAGTTCATATCCATACCCTCGAAGCCGATCACGAAGAAGCACTCGAAGCAGCGATTGCAAAACTCGATCGCCTCGGGATTCTCGTTTCAGAACTTGATGTCTGAACATACAAAAACCGCCTATTCCTAGAGAATAAGCGGTTTTTGTATTTAAATCGGTTCAAGTCGTGGATCTGGCATCGCAGATGAACGATCAAAAGTCGCTAAGACTTTTCGGACGCGTCGGTTTTCGATATGCAAGACGGTCAACGTGACGCGTTCATAATGCATCGCCGTTCCGACTTCCGGTAACTGTCCACTCTC contains:
- a CDS encoding L-aspartate oxidase; protein product: MSLHKRLETDVLIIGTGLAAISVALHLPPGTESLLVTKGTRFETNSVRAQGGIASSYAEVDHQGHFEDTCQAAKGRIKETVVDYVTRSGTEAIEFLLRYGVQFDQDDAGYLLGREGAHRLPRIYHSGGDETGKRIMETLMPYVPFPILEQTYITELIQVDGQVLGAVGYRNGEPIEILARATILATGGVGGLFAASTNEPMIQGDGIALAFEAGATIRDLGYIQHHPTVLVHNGRSEGLITEALRGAGAILVTKSGDRIMADHPMQDLAARDEVAKRIHEVRKQEPVYLDTSKVVDRAKRFPTFVEKCEKLNINPDLVEIAPGIHFLMGGIETDLTGQTNVPGLYAVGETASIGLHGRNRLASNSLLECVVMGKAVTEQLQLLPELAVGRVKRRSGTLRSVTACVSKVIGVEMNVKQIQDCLDELRRWTLEESGQDAEKNRLRYVTACLLLEGARVRLTGEDENVEQMAVTAATGNIFSGGHRTLGYYE
- a CDS encoding cysteine desulfurase family protein, whose amino-acid sequence is MIYLDYAATTPLHPQALDHYQQAAQSFYGNSSSLHDIGGDAERLLERARHYLMQQLNQQEGTVIFTGSGSEANYIALTHLMRQSRKTTVLTLQCEHDSVLLPLARWAQETRHLTLLPDGTFDWDQFVTACTDDIGIVSIQHVNSDTGFRFPVERIAAYCQSRGILFHCDGVQGFLKDDINIDAFDAYTMSSHKVYGPKGLGALYLRRPLFSPYYEGHHEFGIRPGTVDVPGIAAFIAACEATRLENPGIQDSSQVFRGMLKKTLSSSRYAIIESPIQLASICAIHTKQRDGQYVLLALNRAGIAVSAGSACRAGENGPNATLRAIGFDESAAHGLIRFSFGRKTTNEEIAQCIDVLNTI
- a CDS encoding transcription repressor NadR, producing MMGKRISGEERRKALLRMIEESEQPVTGTALAKQAGVSRQVIVQDLSLLKAKGYPVIATARGYFINDPEVDGSKFRRKIVCRHGIDQLKDECDAIVDEGVVIRDVIIEHPVYGFITGELMLKSRRDVRVLLEQLKETQATPLSSLTDGVHIHTLEADHEEALEAAIAKLDRLGILVSELDV